A window of the Fulvia fulva chromosome 3, complete sequence genome harbors these coding sequences:
- a CDS encoding Vacuolar protein sorting-associated protein 30 translates to MSSTGPALRCQKCKTTLHIDGSLDSLNPASFKILADAAPALEPKAPEAPRSAAAKERRQLYNDVSKQAGPPMHKRTVTANQGTPSGKQYPDMSYINISDSQVVPASQHDAFTSPTRKKSVTKNSDSLNTANGETRMSREMESVMRLFEILSARSDIDHPVCSECTEILLEGLQRRQAGISRERDAYVDFLKKAQQDVPTDEEKAKTKRDLEDARQREKQALQELEALEAEKARMEDEIAALDAEAGELDEEEDQFWRERNAFAAELSAFQEERDSLQNQLAHDNKVLEALQRTNVYNDTFCIGHDGTFGTINGLRLGRTPEISVDWPEINAAWGQTLLLLTVVIEKLGLQLKGYELVPIGSTSKVTRLEYPQIASTTDTKPKKTIFELFSSGDLPLGLGFLHRNFDNAMVAFLECLRQIGEHVEHTTPKSGSPGLKMPYVIAKDKIGEVSIKLGSFGQEEQWTKACKYTLTCCKFLLAHASHVADAAYTKTGR, encoded by the coding sequence ATGTCATCGACCGGACCGGCTCTGAGGTGCCAGAAATGCAAGACGACCCTTCATATCGATGGCTCGCTGGATAGTCTAAACCCAGCGTCGTTCAAAATCTTGGCAGATGCTGCTCCAGCCCTCGAGCCAAAGGCACCGGAGGCACCGCGTTCAGCAGCCGCAAAGGAGCGAAGACAGCTCTACAATGATGTCTCGAAGCAAGCCGGTCCACCGATGCACAAGCGGACCGTCACTGCGAATCAAGGCACTCCGAGTGGCAAGCAATATCCCGATATGTCATACATAAACATATCGGATTCACAAGTTGTGCCTGCAAGTCAACATGACGCCTTCACATCGCCAACAAGGAAGAAGTCTGTAACAAAGAACAGCGACTCACTAAACACTGCTAATGGAGAAACCCGCATGTCACGGGAGATGGAGAGTGTGATGCGTCTGTTCGAGATTCTTTCTGCTCGGTCCGACATCGATCATCCAGTATGCTCCGAATGTACTGAGATACTGCTGGAAGGCCTCCAACGACGTCAGGCCGGTATCAGCAGGGAGCGAGATGCCTATGTCGACTTTCTGAAGAAGGCTCAGCAAGACGTCCCTACTGACGAGGAGAAAGCGAAGACGAAGCGGGATCTGGAGGATGCTCGACAGCGAGAGAAGCAGGCGCTGCAGGAACTTGAGGCTCTTGAAGCCGAGAAAGCTCGAATGGAAGATGAGATCGCAGCCCTGGATGCCGAAGCCGGGGAACTGGACGAGGAAGAGGACCAATTCTGGCGTGAGAGAAATGCCTTTGCTGCTGAGCTATCTGCCTTCCAGGAAGAACGTGACAGCTTACAAAATCAGCTCGCACACGACAACAAGGTTCTTGAGGCGCTGCAGCGCACTAACGTGTACAATGACACCTTTTGCATTGGCCACGATGGTACTTTCGGCACAATCAATGGACTGCGCTTAGGAAGGACACCAGAGATATCCGTTGACTGGCCCGAGATAAATGCCGCATGGGGTCAAACTCTTCTTTTGCTCACCGTTGTGATCGAAAAGCTTGGACTCCAGCTCAAAGGCTATGAACTTGTTCCGATCGGCTCAACGTCCAAGGTAACTCGGCTTGAGTACCCTCAGATAGCTTCCACGACAGACACCAAGCCAAAGAAGACCATCTTTGAGCTGTTTAGCAGCGGCGATCTTCCACTTGGGCTTGGATTTCTACATCGTAACTTCGATAATGCCATGGTGGCTTTCTTGGAGTGCCTACGACAGATCGGCGAACATGTCGAGCATACTACACCCAAGTCGGGGTCACCTGGCTTGAAGATGCCATATGTGATTGCGAAAGACAAGATTGGCGAGGTGAGCATAAAGCTCGGGAGCTTTGGTCAGGAAGAGCAGTGGACCAAGGCTTGCAAATATACCCTCACTTGCTGCAAATTCCTGCTGGCACACGCAAGTCATGTGGCAGACGCAGCTTATACTAAGACTGGACGATGA
- a CDS encoding Short-chain dehydrogenase/reductase prx7, with protein sequence MALNTNEKAMERGASPLGDNDSDAALLVLPMDSGMSIATGYADSEKTAVVQPQPAIIAVQPAPVIQPAYAAASVTPLRHLKREPAHVDCPHCHERRLTRVTKYKEDAVGDCFVVTASVCGFYCVPTLPIYTAAKHGVVGFVRSYGKHLPAEGISLNAICPNVVRTSISTETFYSDMQARKLLVPMETVVQAFERCLDADISGETLEIETRSGITHRSAPEPFDQDAADTLALLHVRGSPLHAQEQVDN encoded by the exons ATGGCTCTGAACACGAACGAGAAAGCCATGGAACGAGGCGCTTCGCCACTTGGCGACAATGATTCTGATGCAGCGCTGCTGGTACTTCCAATGGACTCTGGCATGTCAATCGCGACTGGCTACGCGGACAG CGAGAAAACTGCTGTAGTACAGCCACAGCCCGCCATCATAGCAGTCCAACCTGCACCAGTCATACAGCCAGCATACGCAGCAGCATCGGTCACGCCGTTGAGGCACTTGAAGAGAGAGCCTGCACATGTGGACTGCCCGCACTGCCATGAGCGGCGACTGACCAGAGTGACCAAGTACAAAGAAGATGC AGTCGGCGATTGCT TCGTGGTGACTGCATCAGTATGCGGATTCTACTGCGTTCCCA CTCTGCCCATCTACACGGCTGCCAAGCACGGTGTCGTTGGCTTCGTCCGAAGCTACGGAAAGCATCTCCCAGCAGAGGGTATCTCATTGAACGCGATTTGTCCAAACGTCGTCCGCACGAGCATATCAACAGAGACCTTTTACAGCGATATGCAGGCTAGGAAATTGCTCGTGCCCATGGAGACCGTTGTCCAGGCATTCGAAAGATGTTTAGACGCTGACATCTCTGGGGAGACGCTGGAGATCGAGACGCGCAGCGGCATTACCCACCGCTCAGCTCCTGAACCATTCGACCAGGATGCAGCTGATACTCTGGCGTTGCTGCATGTTCGTGGTTCGCCGCTACATGCGCAGGAACAAGTAGACAATTAG